A DNA window from Zingiber officinale cultivar Zhangliang chromosome 3A, Zo_v1.1, whole genome shotgun sequence contains the following coding sequences:
- the LOC122053020 gene encoding protein VAPYRIN-like yields the protein MTTVAAEKLVEVVESEVVIEFKPGTKCRSTLHLRSVHPTCVVAFKVQTSSPAKFHVNPPAGVLPPMASAALHVILRPQPHPPTSFPRSPSDRFLIKASVSDSSVPTSHDVKLKVAYVGPFLLRHAAALGDTAAVRHLLRRQPHLLPLLPPEAPSASTPLPAAAATPKGWTWAHASAASGELEELRRALDEDGQEGRDAEGRTPLMVAAGKGQAMCVRELVERWGADRDARSRDGRTALYRAASNGDTATVAVLLELGADPSIATARGRTPLDVARDKGHEDVVELLERGEMVLTASRKGDLRRLESLLKKRVGVRGRDQYGLTALHAAAIKGHHGAVALLAEFGMEVESQDVEGHTPLHLAVESGCLDTVETLLEAGADVNAKTKRGATPMAMARSMGYEAIAQLLASRGALLMPAASCIASSSSTS from the exons ATGACGACGGTGGCGGCGGAGAAGCTGGTTGAGGTGGTGGAATCAGAGGTGGTTATCGAGTTCAAGCCCGGCACCAAATGCCGATCTACCCTCCACCTCCGCTCCGTCCACCCCACCTGCGTCGTCGCATTCAAGGTCCAGACCTCCTCTCCGGCCAAGTTCCACGTCAACCCCCCTGCTGGGGTCCTTCCCCCGATGGCCTCCGCCGCCCTGCACGTTATCCTTCGCCCACAGCCTCACCCGCCCACCTCCTTCCCCCGCTCCCCCTCCGACCGCTTCCTCATCAAGGCCTCCGTCTCCGACTCATCCGTCCCCACCTCCCACGATGTCAAACTCAAGGTCGCCTACGTCGGCCCTTTCCTACTCCGCCACGCCGCCGCCCTCGGCGACACCGCTGCCGTCCGCCACCTGCTGCGCCGCCAGCCCCATCTCCTCCCCCTCCTCCCTCCGGAGGCGCCCTCCGCGTCGACTCCCCTACCAGCCGCAGCCGCCACGCCCAAGGGGTGGACGTGGGCCCACGCATCGGCCGCATCTGGGGAGTTGGAGGAGCTGAGGCGGGCGCTGGATGAGGACGGGCAGGAGGGGAGGGACGCGGAGGGGCGGACGCCTCTGATGGTGGCGGCAGGGAAGGGTCAGGCGATGTGCGTCAGGGAGCTGGTCGAGAGATGGGGCGCGGACAGGGATGCACGGAGCCGAGACGGGAGGACGGCGCTGTACCGGGCGGCGTCGAACGGGGACACCGCCACGGTGGCTGTGCTCCTGGAGCTGGGCGCCGACCCCAGCATCGCCACCGCCCGAGGACGCACGCCGCTCGATGTGGCCCGTGATAAAGGAcat GAAGATGTGGTGGAGCTGCTGGAACGCGGGGAAATGGTGCTGACCGCGTCGCGAAAGGGGGACCTCCGGCGTCTGGAGTCGCTGCTGAAGAAGCGGGTGGGAGTGCGAGGCCGGGACCAGTACGGACTGACGGCGCTGCACGCGGCGGCGATCAAGGGGCACCACGGGGCGGTGGCGCTGCTGGCGGAGTTCGGGATGGAGGTGGAGAGCCAGGACGTGGAGGGGCACACGCCCTTGCACCTGGCAGTGGAGAGCGGCTGCCTGGACACGGTGGAGACGCTCCTGGAAGCGGGAGCCGACGTCAACGCCAAGACCAAGCGGGGAGCCACGCCGATGGCCATGGCCAGGTCCATGGGCTACGAGGCAATCGCGCAGTTGCTAGCCAGCAGGGGAGCTCTGCTCATGCCGGCCGCTTCCTGtatcgcctcctcctcctccacttcCTGA
- the LOC122054191 gene encoding probable transcription factor KAN4 gives MASSGKDASTSPGEEGGGGNGGSSSNSTVEESDRDQRMRGVRQYVRSKNPRLRWTPELHLCFVRAVKRLGGKAKATPKLVLQLMNVKGLSIAHIKSHLQMYRSKKMDDSGHVMEHPQTMVESSEQHVYSLNKFPTLLDTCNNTNWRSDEFPWSNHRSHWVFQNQILRKAMSDAATATAANGLIRYYDLANGMVPSNPSSKTDRETLSQNVQQGSQEPDLTLSLSIGLSRKDKRPKTFGDESATDRKSSLSLFSSSS, from the exons ATGGCAAGTAGTGGGAAGGACGCATCTACTAGCCCCggcgaagaaggaggaggaggaaatgGAGGGAGCTCGAGCAATAGCACCGTCGAGGAGAGTGATCGGGACCAGAGGATGAGAGGAGTGCGCCAATACGTCAGATCAAAGAACCCTAGGCTTCGGTGGACGCCGGAATTGCACCTTTGCTTCGTTCGTGCAGTCAAGAGGCTTGGTGGCAAAGCCA AAGCAACACCAAAGCTGGTACTTCAGCTGATGAATGTGAAGGGACTCAGCATAGCTCATATCAAGAGTCACCTCCAG ATGTACAGAAGTAAGAAGATGGATGATTCTGGTCACG TCATGGAGCATCCACAAACAATGGTGGAAAGCAGTGAGCAACATGTGTACAGTCTCAACAAGTTTCCAACATTATTGGACACTTGTAATAACACTAATTGGAG ATCAGATGAGTTTCCTTGGAGCAACCACAGATCACATTGGGTATTCCAAAACCAAATCCTCAGAAAGGCCATGAGTGATGCTgctactgcaacagctgctaatGGATTAATAAGATATTATGATTTGGCAAATGGCATGGTACCTTCAAATCCAAGCTCCAAAACAGACAGAGAAACTCTCAGTCAAAATGTTCAACAAGGAAGCCAAGAGCCCGATCTCACTTTATCTCTGAGTATTGGATTATCAAGGAAGGATAAAAGACCCAAAACCTTTGGAGATGAGTCAGCAACAGATAGGAAGTCTTCACTCTCTTTGTTTAGTTCTTCTTCATGA